From a single Buchnera aphidicola (Aphis craccivora) genomic region:
- the holA gene encoding DNA polymerase III subunit delta: protein MKFIYSEELKRKIIKNLNLFYIFLGEDLIFLKKNEKIILDFAKKQDFKENNIINVEKITDWNKIISFYSSNNLFFKKKVLIINLIIKNLNSLLIKNINKLFFVKNLDILTILKFNHLSNDFKNYLLKQKNIFNANIVWCFTPYGSNFKKWLLYELKEKKIEITENAFLLLYKFYEGNTLFIYNILNIMILTWKNEKITSKKLKNIINKFAIFTPSDWINSIFENKIKHAFYILDTFRKQKYNPLILVRSLQKDLLTLVNMKREKKTNMNLFFKQNNIFFNRIKFFNFAIESINFNNFLKVIRILLQTDIKIKVEYNYNVWTELKTLTLLLSSKIKN from the coding sequence ATGAAATTTATATATTCAGAAGAATTAAAAAGAAAAATAATTAAAAATTTAAATTTATTTTATATTTTCTTAGGAGAAGATTTAATATTCTTAAAAAAAAATGAAAAAATAATATTAGATTTTGCTAAAAAACAGGATTTTAAAGAAAATAATATTATTAATGTAGAAAAAATTACAGATTGGAATAAAATAATAAGTTTTTATAGTTCAAATAATTTATTTTTTAAAAAAAAAGTTTTAATTATTAATTTAATTATAAAAAATTTAAATTCTTTATTAATAAAAAATATAAATAAATTATTTTTTGTTAAAAATTTAGATATATTAACAATATTAAAATTTAATCATTTATCTAATGATTTTAAAAATTATTTATTAAAACAAAAAAATATATTTAATGCTAATATTGTATGGTGTTTTACACCATATGGTTCAAATTTTAAAAAATGGCTATTATATGAACTAAAAGAAAAAAAAATAGAAATAACCGAAAATGCTTTTTTGTTATTATACAAATTTTATGAAGGAAATACTTTATTTATATATAATATCTTAAATATAATGATTCTTACATGGAAAAATGAAAAAATTACATCAAAAAAACTAAAAAATATTATTAATAAATTTGCTATTTTTACTCCATCGGATTGGATAAATTCGATTTTTGAAAATAAAATAAAACACGCTTTTTATATATTAGATACTTTTCGAAAACAAAAATATAATCCTCTTATTTTAGTAAGATCATTACAAAAAGATTTATTAACATTGGTTAATATGAAACGTGAAAAAAAAACAAATATGAATTTATTTTTTAAACAAAACAATATTTTTTTCAATAGAATTAAATTTTTTAATTTTGCAATTGAATCAATAAATTTTAATAATTTTTTAAAAGTAATTAGAATATTATTACAAACAGATATTAAAATTAAAGTAGAATATAATTACAATGTATGGACAGAATTAAAAACATTGACATTATTATTATCTTCAAAAATAAAAAATTAA
- a CDS encoding YhgN family NAAT transporter yields the protein MTEIISTTILLILIMDPLGNLPVFMTILKNLNAKRRRIVVIREMIIALIVMLIFLFIGEKILNILSLKTETVSISGGIILFLIAIKMIFPSEDNNGSSSNEEPFLVPLAIPLVAGPSLLATLMLLSHQYLHHMSYLVGSLLIAWCFTIIVLLLSGFFLKLFGSKGVNALERLMGLILIMLATQMFLDGIRTWFQN from the coding sequence ATGACTGAAATAATCTCTACAACTATATTATTAATTTTAATCATGGATCCTTTAGGAAATCTTCCCGTCTTTATGACAATTTTAAAAAATTTAAACGCAAAAAGAAGAAGAATAGTAGTTATAAGAGAAATGATTATAGCTTTAATTGTCATGTTAATATTTTTGTTTATTGGAGAAAAAATATTAAATATTCTTAGCTTAAAAACTGAAACAGTATCTATATCTGGTGGAATTATTCTGTTTTTAATTGCTATTAAAATGATTTTTCCTTCGGAAGATAACAATGGGTCATCTTCGAACGAAGAACCTTTTTTAGTTCCACTAGCAATTCCATTAGTTGCAGGACCATCTTTATTAGCTACATTAATGTTATTATCTCATCAATATTTGCATCATATGTCATATTTAGTAGGATCTTTATTAATAGCATGGTGTTTTACTATTATAGTGTTATTACTATCAGGCTTTTTTTTAAAATTATTTGGTTCTAAAGGTGTAAATGCGTTAGAACGATTAATGGGTTTAATACTAATTATGCTTGCTACTCAAATGTTTCTTGATGGAATTAGAACATGGTTCCAAAATTAA
- a CDS encoding exodeoxyribonuclease V subunit gamma: MFFLYKFNQLNTLFLKICKIIKQKPLPYIFEKEIIIHDNEILFQYLNIFTANYTGISSDFKLINPHIFIWKIFEKTIPKNEIKNILQKTTNVWKIMKIIEKNNFLENIKKNDHKIKKFEFSFLMENLFQKYILYRPQWIQDWKNKENKILKTNSEKSWQIKLWNEIINDNKRLNQSTNNFSSVFYKFENLIKKKVKLPKRIFVIWSLPINPSYIEIFHKISIHTNVYFLYLTAYKNNTISSKVVINDHLSHLKSKNNFYNTLEELWGKYENSYLFFIKNLKNIKIKNYFEKYYTDNLLNNIKNNILSFQKNKKSSKKIINPKDNSISVNICYSKQHEIEVLYKIIIEILNTNKNIKPHDIVVTSFSLNSYTTNIHSVFKSNNEQEKISFYISEKNCKNTQKIFYFFNKILNLSNIRFNNEEILELLDIPIIAKNFNISEEEIKTLHNWVVATNIRWGINKQHKNDLYFLEIDQNTWFYGIKKLLLSYAINEKNKIWNNILSFISIDFSKSELIGKLSYLISILNKWRLKLSKSKKIKYWRLLFKSFISDFFHQPTEFDHILIAIDKKWKTMIDEIILSEYQKKITIDILKKNFSYIINYTSNKKYKLGVINFCHPSIVCYIPFKMVYIIGLSSEELCKKNNIDHINLLKKYPLITDINIDDEINYFFLKNFIAATEYFYMSYIGYSLKNENKIYPPCLIEQLINYIALHFYFKGDKKLQIEDNIKKISQYLCKKHKKEHIYNKISIKKTENTKKNKIKNIHEIFFKNIIDLKSFEKKSFFINLKDLISFWKNPIRYFFNYTLNTKFTIKQKLSITEPFIIDQLESFKISKLLLEKMINKEDLKTILEQIKLSGILPYGSFGEIALQNKCKEIKEIVEIINQFRILPQKKDFNLKIEKYYIKGTLKEIQSTGLLRWKTSLINYSDRVSLWLEHLVYCILGGVGESTIIGCKKQIFSFRSLSYKKAYKYLLTYIKGYIKGINSPLLLTKSGIAWFDKVYDIKNQCIHKNPNIKKEAYKKLYKKWIGNSYIQGEKQDVYIQKIISKLDIKKICHISKKWLTPLLKYKKINEKKIKYIRNTI, translated from the coding sequence ATGTTTTTTTTATATAAATTTAATCAATTAAATACACTATTTTTAAAAATATGCAAAATTATTAAACAAAAACCACTTCCATATATTTTTGAAAAAGAAATTATTATTCATGACAACGAGATATTATTTCAATATTTAAATATATTCACAGCTAATTATACAGGTATTTCATCAGATTTTAAACTAATTAATCCACATATTTTTATTTGGAAGATATTTGAAAAAACAATACCTAAAAATGAAATAAAAAATATTTTACAGAAAACAACTAATGTTTGGAAAATTATGAAAATTATCGAAAAAAATAATTTTCTTGAAAATATTAAGAAAAATGATCATAAAATAAAAAAATTTGAATTTTCGTTTTTAATGGAAAATTTATTTCAAAAATATATTTTATATAGACCGCAATGGATTCAAGACTGGAAAAATAAAGAAAACAAAATACTAAAAACTAATTCAGAAAAATCATGGCAAATAAAATTATGGAATGAAATTATAAATGATAATAAAAGACTTAATCAATCTACTAATAATTTTTCAAGTGTATTTTATAAATTTGAAAATTTAATTAAAAAAAAAGTAAAATTGCCTAAACGTATTTTTGTTATCTGGTCACTTCCTATAAATCCATCATATATAGAAATATTTCATAAAATAAGTATACATACTAATGTATATTTTTTATATTTAACTGCTTATAAAAATAATACAATTAGTTCTAAAGTAGTTATAAATGATCATTTATCTCATTTAAAATCAAAAAATAATTTTTATAATACATTAGAAGAGCTATGGGGCAAATATGAAAATTCTTATTTATTTTTTATAAAAAATTTAAAAAATATTAAAATTAAGAATTATTTTGAAAAATATTATACAGATAACTTATTAAATAATATTAAAAACAATATTTTAAGCTTTCAAAAAAATAAAAAATCATCAAAAAAAATCATCAATCCTAAAGATAATTCAATTTCTGTAAATATTTGTTATAGCAAACAACATGAAATTGAAGTTTTATATAAAATAATAATAGAAATACTCAATACAAACAAAAATATAAAACCTCATGATATTGTTGTTACTTCTTTTTCGTTAAATAGTTATACGACAAATATTCATTCCGTGTTTAAATCAAATAACGAACAAGAAAAAATATCTTTTTATATTTCTGAAAAAAATTGTAAAAATACACAAAAAATATTTTATTTTTTTAACAAAATATTAAACTTATCTAACATTCGATTTAACAATGAAGAAATTTTAGAATTACTTGATATTCCAATAATAGCAAAAAATTTTAATATTTCAGAAGAAGAAATAAAAACTCTACATAATTGGGTTGTAGCTACAAATATTAGATGGGGTATAAATAAACAACATAAAAATGATTTATATTTCTTAGAAATTGATCAAAATACTTGGTTTTATGGAATTAAAAAATTATTACTAAGTTATGCAATAAATGAAAAAAATAAAATTTGGAATAATATTTTATCATTTATTTCTATTGATTTTTCTAAATCAGAATTAATAGGAAAATTATCATATTTAATTAGCATATTAAATAAATGGCGTTTAAAATTATCAAAATCAAAAAAAATCAAATATTGGCGTTTATTATTTAAATCTTTTATAAGTGATTTTTTTCATCAACCAACAGAATTCGATCACATACTTATAGCAATTGATAAAAAATGGAAAACAATGATTGATGAAATTATATTATCTGAATATCAAAAAAAAATAACTATTGACATTTTAAAAAAAAATTTTTCATATATTATAAACTATACAAGCAATAAAAAATATAAACTAGGAGTTATAAATTTTTGTCATCCTTCTATAGTATGTTATATACCATTTAAAATGGTATATATCATAGGATTAAGTTCTGAAGAATTATGTAAAAAAAATAACATAGATCACATTAATCTTTTAAAGAAATATCCATTAATTACTGATATTAACATTGATGATGAAATAAATTATTTTTTCCTAAAAAATTTTATAGCTGCTACAGAATATTTTTATATGAGTTATATTGGGTATTCATTAAAAAATGAAAATAAAATATATCCACCTTGTTTAATTGAGCAGTTAATTAATTACATTGCATTACATTTTTATTTTAAAGGAGATAAAAAATTACAAATAGAAGATAATATAAAAAAAATATCACAATATCTTTGTAAAAAACATAAAAAAGAACATATTTATAATAAAATAAGTATAAAAAAAACAGAAAATACAAAAAAAAATAAAATTAAAAACATTCATGAAATATTTTTTAAAAATATAATTGATTTAAAAAGTTTTGAAAAAAAAAGTTTTTTTATCAATTTAAAAGATTTAATATCTTTTTGGAAAAATCCAATACGATATTTTTTTAATTATACATTAAACACAAAATTTACAATAAAACAAAAATTATCGATAACTGAACCCTTTATTATCGATCAATTAGAAAGTTTTAAAATAAGTAAACTTTTATTAGAAAAAATGATAAATAAGGAAGATTTAAAAACTATATTAGAACAAATAAAATTATCTGGAATATTGCCATATGGAAGCTTTGGGGAAATAGCTTTACAAAATAAATGTAAAGAAATTAAAGAAATAGTAGAAATAATTAATCAATTTAGAATACTGCCTCAAAAAAAAGATTTTAATCTTAAAATAGAAAAATATTATATTAAAGGAACTTTAAAAGAAATACAAAGTACAGGTTTATTGCGATGGAAAACAAGTTTAATCAACTATTCTGATCGAGTCTCATTATGGTTAGAACATTTAGTTTATTGTATTTTAGGTGGTGTAGGAGAGAGTACAATTATAGGATGTAAAAAGCAAATATTTTCATTTCGTTCTCTATCATACAAGAAAGCATACAAATATCTTTTAACATATATTAAAGGGTATATAAAAGGCATTAATAGTCCTTTATTATTAACAAAATCAGGTATAGCTTGGTTTGATAAAGTTTATGATATAAAAAATCAATGTATTCATAAAAATCCTAATATTAAAAAAGAAGCATATAAAAAATTATATAAAAAATGGATAGGAAATTCTTATATACAAGGAGAAAAACAAGATGTTTATATACAAAAAATAATTTCAAAATTAGATATAAAAAAAATCTGTCATATTTCTAAAAAATGGTTAACTCCATTATTAAAATACAAAAAAATTAATGAAAAAAAAATTAAATATATTCGAAATACCATTTAA
- the mscS gene encoding small-conductance mechanosensitive channel MscS: MDELNVVSDINHAGNWIIRNQELLFGYIINLTSSIVILVSGMFVAKIISNGVNQILITRNIDATIAGFLSALMRYIIITFTLIAALGRIGVQTTSVIAILGAAGMAIGLALQGSLSNFAAGVLLVTLRPLKTGEYVNLGSVAGTVLNIHIFYTTLRTLDGKIVVVPNNKIISGNIINYSREPARRNEFSISVAYNTDIDLVIKVLRKVIENENRVIKDRDIIIGLSELAPSSLNFIVRCWSNTDELNSVYWDLMAEFKKALDKNNINIPYPQIDVHLYKKK; encoded by the coding sequence ATGGATGAACTTAATGTAGTAAGTGATATTAATCATGCAGGTAATTGGATAATACGAAATCAAGAATTATTATTTGGATATATAATTAATTTAACCTCATCTATTGTAATTTTAGTTTCTGGTATGTTTGTGGCAAAAATAATATCTAACGGAGTTAATCAAATATTAATTACTCGTAATATTGATGCTACTATTGCAGGTTTTCTTTCTGCTTTGATGAGATATATTATTATTACTTTTACATTGATTGCTGCATTAGGAAGAATAGGTGTTCAAACAACTTCTGTTATTGCTATATTAGGTGCTGCTGGAATGGCTATCGGATTAGCATTACAAGGTTCTTTATCTAATTTTGCAGCAGGTGTTTTATTAGTAACATTAAGACCTTTAAAAACAGGAGAATATGTAAATTTAGGAAGTGTAGCAGGAACAGTGTTAAATATTCATATTTTTTATACAACCTTACGTACTTTAGATGGTAAAATTGTAGTTGTTCCAAATAACAAAATAATTTCTGGAAATATTATTAATTATTCAAGAGAACCTGCTAGAAGAAATGAATTTTCTATAAGTGTTGCATATAATACAGATATTGATTTGGTTATAAAAGTACTTCGAAAAGTAATAGAAAATGAAAATAGAGTTATAAAAGATCGAGATATTATAATTGGTTTAAGTGAATTAGCACCATCTTCTTTAAATTTTATTGTCAGATGTTGGAGTAATACAGATGAATTAAATTCAGTATATTGGGATTTAATGGCTGAATTTAAAAAAGCATTAGATAAAAATAATATTAATATTCCTTATCCACAAATAGATGTTCATCTATACAAAAAAAAATAA
- the tusA gene encoding sulfurtransferase TusA has product MRKINVTLNLIGLKCPEPIMIIRKTIRKIKQNETILVLTDDPSTKRDIPYFCDFMKHQLIECFTHVKPYRYLLKKGVY; this is encoded by the coding sequence ATGAGAAAAATAAACGTTACATTAAATTTAATTGGACTTAAATGCCCAGAACCAATTATGATAATTCGAAAAACAATTAGAAAAATAAAACAAAATGAAACTATATTAGTTTTAACAGATGATCCATCTACTAAAAGAGATATTCCATATTTTTGTGATTTTATGAAACATCAACTTATTGAATGTTTTACTCATGTAAAACCTTATCGTTATTTATTAAAAAAAGGAGTTTATTAA
- a CDS encoding phosphoglycerate kinase has translation MKIRNMNELDIQNKRVLIRCDLNVPIQNGIIQSDARILASLPTIELALQKKAKVIIMSHLGRPKNECYEKKYSLFPVFKYLKKKINYTKVYFSDNYSNITPIKPGEMLILENVRFNSGELKNDAILSKRYSNLCDIFVMDAFGSAHRKQASTYGIGKFVNIACAGPLLISEITMLKKALKNPQRPMISIVGGSKVSTKFNVLNKLSSISDTLIVGGGIANTFLAIDYNVGKSLHEPEFVLKAKKLRDNYKNIVIPIDSRVGKNFSDTEPCIIKLPSKIKENEEIMDFGDETIKKVVKIIEKAKTIIWNGPVGVFEFFNFRKGTENIAKAIANNSGFSIAGGGDTLSVIDMFSIKNKISYISTGGGAFLEFIEGKKLPAINMLEKNFSINTK, from the coding sequence ATGAAAATAAGAAATATGAATGAACTTGATATACAAAATAAAAGAGTTTTAATAAGATGTGATCTAAATGTTCCTATCCAAAATGGAATTATACAATCTGACGCTAGAATATTAGCTTCACTTCCTACAATTGAATTAGCACTTCAAAAAAAAGCAAAAGTTATTATTATGTCTCATTTAGGACGACCAAAAAATGAATGTTATGAAAAAAAATATTCATTATTTCCTGTGTTTAAATATTTAAAAAAAAAAATAAATTACACAAAAGTGTATTTTTCTGATAATTATTCAAATATCACTCCAATAAAACCTGGAGAAATGCTCATTTTAGAAAATGTTCGTTTTAACTCAGGAGAATTAAAAAACGATGCTATTTTATCTAAAAGATACTCTAACTTATGTGATATTTTTGTTATGGATGCTTTTGGAAGTGCACATAGAAAGCAAGCATCAACATATGGAATTGGAAAATTTGTAAATATTGCATGCGCAGGGCCCCTTTTAATATCTGAAATAACTATGCTTAAAAAAGCATTAAAAAATCCTCAACGTCCTATGATCTCTATAGTAGGAGGATCTAAAGTTTCAACTAAATTTAATGTATTAAACAAACTATCTAGTATTTCAGATACTTTAATAGTTGGAGGTGGAATTGCAAATACTTTTTTAGCAATTGATTATAATGTTGGTAAATCATTACATGAGCCAGAATTTGTGCTAAAAGCTAAAAAATTACGTGATAACTATAAAAATATCGTAATACCAATTGATTCACGTGTAGGAAAAAATTTTTCTGATACTGAACCATGTATAATTAAATTACCATCAAAAATAAAAGAAAATGAAGAAATTATGGATTTTGGTGATGAAACTATAAAAAAAGTTGTTAAAATAATTGAGAAAGCAAAAACAATTATTTGGAATGGACCTGTAGGGGTATTTGAATTTTTTAATTTTAGAAAAGGAACGGAAAATATCGCCAAAGCAATAGCAAATAATTCTGGATTTTCAATAGCTGGAGGAGGCGATACATTATCTGTTATTGATATGTTTTCTATTAAAAATAAAATTTCTTATATTTCAACAGGAGGCGGTGCATTTCTAGAGTTTATTGAAGGTAAAAAACTTCCTGCAATAAATATGTTAGAAAAAAATTTTTCAATAAATACTAAATAA
- the fbaA gene encoding class II fructose-bisphosphate aldolase — protein MNNLKSIKPGVITGDECQIIFELAKEKQFAIPAVNCIGTDSINAVLQTASRIKSPVIIQFSFGGASFIASSKKIFKSDQEQAIKGAISGAKHVHLVAESYNIPVILHTDHCYKEILPWIDGLIKEGEKHYKIYKKPLFTSHMIDLSKESLKDNISICSSYLKKLKKINMMLEIELGCTGGEEDGIDNSKIRKELLYTEPKDVSYAYENLIKISKNFTIAAAFGNVHGVYKIGNVHLKPMILKESQHYISTKYKLEKLPLNFVFHGGSGSDLNAIKESIKYGVVKMNIDTDIQWAAWKGVLNFYKENKDFLQNQLGNKTGKNQPNKKYYDPRSWIRKSQESISKRLEKTFQELNALNILKV, from the coding sequence TTGAATAATTTAAAATCTATTAAACCTGGCGTTATAACAGGTGATGAATGTCAAATAATATTTGAATTAGCTAAAGAAAAACAATTTGCAATACCAGCAGTTAATTGCATAGGTACTGATTCAATCAACGCTGTACTACAAACAGCTTCTAGAATAAAATCTCCTGTTATTATACAATTTTCATTTGGAGGAGCTTCTTTTATTGCGAGCTCTAAAAAAATATTTAAATCAGATCAAGAACAAGCTATAAAAGGAGCTATATCAGGAGCTAAACATGTACATTTAGTTGCAGAAAGCTATAATATTCCAGTAATACTTCATACCGATCATTGTTATAAAGAAATATTACCATGGATTGACGGTTTAATTAAAGAAGGGGAAAAACATTATAAAATTTATAAAAAACCTCTTTTTACTTCTCATATGATTGATTTATCCAAAGAATCATTAAAGGATAACATTTCAATTTGTAGTTCATATTTAAAAAAATTAAAAAAAATCAATATGATGTTAGAGATTGAACTGGGATGTACAGGAGGGGAAGAAGACGGAATAGATAATAGTAAAATTAGAAAAGAATTACTTTATACAGAACCTAAAGATGTTAGTTACGCATATGAAAATTTAATTAAAATTAGTAAAAATTTTACTATAGCTGCCGCATTTGGAAATGTACATGGAGTTTATAAAATTGGAAATGTTCATTTAAAACCTATGATTCTTAAAGAATCACAACACTATATTAGCACTAAATATAAGCTAGAAAAACTACCATTAAATTTTGTGTTTCACGGTGGATCAGGATCAGATCTAAACGCAATTAAAGAATCTATTAAATACGGTGTCGTTAAAATGAATATTGATACTGATATACAGTGGGCTGCTTGGAAAGGTGTATTAAATTTTTATAAAGAAAATAAAGATTTTTTACAAAATCAACTAGGTAATAAAACAGGAAAAAACCAACCAAATAAAAAATATTATGATCCAAGATCTTGGATAAGAAAATCTCAAGAATCAATATCTAAAAGATTAGAAAAAACATTTCAAGAACTAAATGCACTAAATATTCTGAAAGTATAA
- the asd gene encoding aspartate-semialdehyde dehydrogenase has translation MMKSVGFIGWRGMVGSVLLNRMREENDFLKINPHFFSTSQLGQDGPIINNIVFKNLKDAYNIDLLKEMDIIITCQGSVYTDTIYSKLRKSNWKGYWIDAASTLRMKNDSIIVLDPINLKVIKKALNSGIKTFVGSNCTVSLMLMALGGLFSSKLVEWISVSTYQAASGAGAKHVIELLKQMGALYNAVSKDLSNNVCSILDIIKKVTKKIQDDNFPLQYFSVPLAGSLIPWIDIDMKTGQSREEWKGQFETNKILDSKNQIIIDETCVRISSIRCHSQSILVKLNKNISLKNIEEIIINHNKWVDFVPNNIEETIFKLTPSAVTGTLTIPVGRLRKSNIGDKYFSVFTVGDQLLWGAAEPLRRMLKLLINI, from the coding sequence ATGATGAAATCTGTTGGATTCATTGGTTGGCGTGGTATGGTGGGATCAGTTTTATTAAATAGAATGAGAGAAGAAAATGATTTTTTAAAAATTAATCCTCATTTTTTTTCAACTTCTCAATTAGGCCAAGATGGTCCTATTATAAATAACATAGTATTTAAAAATCTAAAAGATGCTTATAATATCGATTTGTTAAAGGAAATGGATATTATTATAACATGTCAAGGAAGTGTTTATACTGATACTATTTATTCTAAATTGCGTAAAAGTAATTGGAAGGGTTATTGGATAGACGCAGCTTCTACTTTAAGAATGAAAAATGATTCTATTATTGTATTAGATCCGATTAATTTGAAAGTTATCAAAAAAGCTTTGAATAGTGGAATTAAAACTTTTGTAGGAAGTAATTGTACTGTAAGTTTAATGTTAATGGCTTTAGGTGGATTATTTTCAAGTAAATTAGTAGAGTGGATTTCTGTATCTACTTATCAGGCAGCGTCAGGTGCAGGTGCTAAACATGTTATCGAATTATTAAAACAAATGGGTGCGTTATATAACGCTGTATCTAAGGATTTATCAAATAATGTTTGTTCAATTTTAGATATTATAAAAAAAGTTACTAAAAAAATTCAAGATGATAACTTTCCATTACAATACTTTTCTGTACCTTTAGCTGGAAGTTTAATACCATGGATAGATATTGACATGAAAACTGGTCAAAGCCGAGAAGAATGGAAAGGACAGTTTGAAACGAATAAAATACTAGATTCTAAAAATCAAATAATAATAGATGAAACATGTGTGCGTATAAGTTCGATAAGATGTCATAGTCAATCCATTTTAGTTAAATTAAATAAAAATATTTCATTAAAAAATATAGAAGAAATAATTATTAATCATAATAAATGGGTTGATTTTGTTCCAAATAATATTGAAGAAACAATATTTAAATTAACTCCGTCCGCAGTAACTGGAACGTTAACAATTCCAGTTGGAAGATTGAGAAAATCAAATATTGGTGATAAATATTTTTCAGTTTTTACTGTTGGAGATCAGTTGTTGTGGGGTGCTGCAGAACCTTTAAGAAGAATGTTAAAATTATTAATTAATATTTAA